The Christensenella timonensis DNA segment GCAAGCTTTTCCCTTACCTGCTTTAAAATGCCGTCCTTGTCGCCGCCTACAGGATAGCGGATGTCCACGCCGATCGCGACCCCGTCCCCCTCGGCCTTGCAATAACCGACGTTTAAGGAAAGCGCACCGGAAAAATCCTCCTGCGCGATGCCCAGCGCCGTGCCGTCCGTCTGTGTGCCGATGAGCGCGGCCAGCTCGTAAACCGTGTCGCTCCACACGTTCTTTTTTAAGGGCAGCATATTCAAAAACTGTATCAGGTACATGAGCGCGTTTTTGCCGTCCTCCGGTTTGGAGCCGTGCGCCGACACGCCGTGCGCCTGCAGGATCATCCCGTCCCCGGAGGGCGCAGAAGTGATTTTGACAGGCGAATCCTCGTTGAAAATGTCGATCATGGCGCCCAGCGCCTCCGTGTTCCCGCCGACCGTGCATTCCGCAAGCGCGGGCACCACGTTCACGCGCTCTCCCGCGCGGATCTCCTTTAAGACGAGCGCACCGCCCGGCGCATAGTCGTATGCCTTTCGCCGCAGCGTCAGGTGCAGCAAGCCCTTTTCCGCGTTCACAATGGGAAATTCCGCATCAGGCGATATCGCCATCGTCGGGATCTCTCCGCCGTTTTTCTTATAAAAATCCATATCCGCCCAGCCGCTTTCCTCATCGCAGCCAAAGATAATGCGTACGCGTTTATTGAGGCTGATGCAGTTTTCCTTGATCGCCGACAGCGCAAACAGCGCCGCGATCGCAGGCCCTTTGTCGTCGATCGCGCCGCGCCCATAGATACGGCCGTCCTTTACCGTCCCTTCAAAGGGGGGCACCGTCCAGCCCTCGCCTGCCGGGACAACGTCCAGGTGCGTCACAATGGCGAGCATCTCGTCCCCGTCGCCGTATTCCACATATCCCAGATGGGAAAAGAAATTCACACTGTCAAAATCCAGCCGTTCCGCGAGGTTCAGCGTCTTGATCAGCGCGTCAAAAACGCCCTTTCCATAAGGCATGTTCCCCTGCGCTTCACTTTTCACGCTCGGGATCCCAAGGATCGTTTTCAGCGCGTCTACCATTTCATTTTTGCGTGGTGCAAGCGTAAATTCCAACATTTCTGTTTTCTCCTGACATTTAGGCAAACGAATACATATCGAATGCGTATCTATTATAGCAGAAAATCCGTTTATAATACATACTTTTTTATCCTCTTTACAGGAATGGGACGCACGGGCGGCGAACTATGTAAATACCGGAATATCCATATTTATTGGGGAGGGAAGTCTTATTTCACTGCATGACGGGCACCGCGCACGCCTCAAAAACCGCTACCTGCAAAAGGGGCTTAGCGCCTTTGAAGACCACGAAGCGCTTGAGCTCTTGCTTTTTTACGCTATCCCGCGCCGCGATACCAATGCGCTTGCGCATACCTTACTGAAAAAATTCGGCAGCTTAGGGCGCCTGCTGCGTGCGGACGCACGGGACATCGCCCATGTCGACGGCATCGGCGAGCAAAGCGCCATCCTGATCTCCCTTGTGGGCAGCCTCATGCTGCGGGAAGCCTCAGCGCCCGCTGGGAAAACGGTGCGCCTAAAATCCATCGACGCGGCGATCCGTTATGTGCAGGGCCTTTTTGAGGGCAAGACAGAGGAACAGTTTTATGTGGTGTGCCTGGACGCGCACTGCGCCGTGCTGCATACCGAGCTTTTGAGCCGCGGCACCGCGACGCAGGCCCCCGTTTATGTCCGCCATATCACGGAAAGCGTCATCCGCTCGGGCGCCGACAAGGTCATCGTTGCGCACAACCATCCGGGCGGCAATCCCCAGCCCAGCAAAAAGGATATCGAGACTACCCAGCGTATCCTGCTCGCCATGGATGCCCTGGATATCGACCTGCTGGACCATATCATCGTCGGGGCTGCGGACGCTTTCAGCCTTGCGGAAAAAATTCTGCTGCGCGGCAAATACCCTGAAAAAGACGCGCGCCTTGCCCAATACGGCGAGCGCGTCATGCAAGACCTGCCTTCCTTTTTGCAAAGGTAGCTATTGCAAAACCTGCCGTTTCTGGGTATAATTCTTAAGAATAGTTTATACTATCAAATGACCCTATTGGAGGAATCAAGTATTATGGCAATTGAATATTTCCATATAAAAGAGCGGGACTTCGACTTAGTGGAACAGCTGATCCAGATCGAAAACTCGTCCTATGAAGCGGGCGGCCTCGACGTGTTCGACCTGATCGCCATGCTCCGCCACGCGCGCGTATACGTTGCCGTAGAATATGACGAAATTTTAGGCGCTGTCTATTTCATGCGCAACTTCGATAACCCGGACAAGGTTTTCCTGCACAGCATCAACATCTTAGACCCGCAGGCAAACCCCAACCTTGGAACGTCGCTTTTAAATATCGCCTTTGCCGATATGAAAACCTTCGGCATCAAGATGGTGGAAGTGAACGTAGACCCGTCCAACTACCGCGCGCTCAAGATCTACCGCGAACACCTCGGCTTCGTTGCGAGCGACAGCATGCAGAGCGAGATTTTGAACGGCGAGGAAATACTGATGCTGCAAAAGGAGCTGTAAAGCCCCTTCCCCGTACGGGATCGCAAGAACCGCCTACGCGGTTCTTTTTTATTTTCCGCATATCCTTGACAAATGTCTCCACATGTTATATAGTTAGTTACATGAGTAACGAACCAATTATGCTAAGGAGGACGAAATGAAGATCGATTTTGAAAGCGAAACCCCTATCTACTTGCAGATATCCGCGCAGATCGAAGACTCCATCCTCTCCGGTGCATTCGGCGAAGAAACGCAGGTACCCTCCACAACAGAGATTTCAACGCTCTACCATATCAACCCCGCCACCGTTTTAAAAGGCATGGCGCTGCTGGTGGACGACGGTATCTTATACAAGAAACGAGGTGTCGGTATGTTTGTAAAACAGGGGGCCGCGCAGGCCATCCGTAAAAAGCGGCAGCAATCCTTTTACGAGGATTTCGTCTTAAGCCTGCTAAACGAAGCGGAAAAATTGGGCATCAGCCCTGAAGAATTGATCGATATGATCGCGAAAGGGGCAAAAAAATGATCGAACTGAAAAACGTGACCAAAAAGTTCAGGGACTTAACGGCGCTCGACCGCGTGAACCTTTCCTTTGAAGAAAACCACATCTACGGACTGCTCGGGCGCAACGGCGCGGGCAAATCCACCCTTTTAAACCTTGTGACCAACCGCCTGTTCCCCACCGGGGGCTTCATTTACGCGGACGGTATGCCGGTCATGGAAAACGACAAGGCGCTGTCCCTCGTTTCCTACATGAGCGAAGATACGCTTTACGACCCTTCCATCCCCGTGCGGCGCATCTTTGAATGGACAAAGCTTTTTTATCCCGGCTTTGACATGGATTACGCCTATATGCTGGCGCAAAAGTTTTCCCTCGACCCCAGGAAAAAATCGGGCAAGCTCTCAACGGGTTACCGCTCCATTTTCAAACTGATCCTGACGCTGGCGTCGGGCGCCAAATACCTGCTGTTCGACGAGCCGGTACTGGGCCTTGACGCGAACCACAGGCAGCTTTTTTACGACGAGCTTTTGACACGCTATGCACAGAATCCCTGTACGGTTATCCTCTCCACCCACCTGATCGAGGAAGTAGCGGGCATCATCGACCGCGTTATCATCATCAAAGACGGCGGAATCCTCCTTGACCGGGAAACCGAGGATATCCAGAGGATGGGCTTTACCGTTTCCGGTCAAAGGGACGCGGTGCGCGCGTGGTGCGAGGGCAAAAACATCCTCGGTACGCAGGAATTAGGCGGGCTGATGCTTGCCCATATCCTCGGCGAACGCACGGACGTCCCCCCCGCACTGGCGGTTACGCCGCTCGACCTCCAGCAGCTCTTTATCCACCTGACCAACGCATAAGAAAGGACGGACGTCAACATGAGACTGAAAGAAATGTTTTTTTGGCAATACAAATCCAACCGCCTCGCTTTCCTGGTATTTTACCTGATCGTAGCGGCAGCCACACTCGCAGGCTCCATCCTGTTTGTCTCCGGTACGCAAATAGCCGCCGACAGCGGGGTCAGCGTGGTGGGTGTGACCATCAACTCCGACAGTCCCGCGATGGGGCGCTTCAACATGGCGACCCTGCCCATCGCGGTGGTCTTTTTGCTGATCTTAGGCCTGGCGAGCTTTGCCGAAAACCTGCGTCTGGCCCTTGCCAACGGCGTTTCCCGCCGTACGCATTTTCTAAGCTTCCTGCTGTTTGCCCTGGTAGCCTCCGCGGTAACTGCGCTTCTCAGCATCCTGTTCGACGCGATCCCCGGCTTTTTCGGGGTGTCCGGCGCAAGCTCGCAGTTTTCCGGCTCCTTCTTCGTGCTGCTCCTGTTCTTTGCCATGGTCTACCTGTGTATCGCCGCGCTCGGCTACTTCATCGCGGGCGCATACTACCGGATGAACAACCCGGCAAGGGTAGCCGTTTCCATCGGCGTGCCGGCCGGCTTGATCATATTTTTCGCCAACGTTTTTAGTTTTGGTTATGATCTTGGGAATCCACTCTATCCCATTACGAAAGCGCTTATCTCCTTTGGCGATTGGATGACCCAAACCCTCAACGCCGCCCTGTTCTTCGCGCTCGCAGCCGTCCTCTTCCTCTTTTTGGGCTGGCTATTAACGCGCCGCGCGCCCGTCAAAGAGCCCGTAGCATAAAAACAGTATAAAAAAGAGGCTGCGACGCTGCAGCCTCTTTTACTTTCTACGAAATATAGTGCCGCACCCTGAAGTGCGCGCCCACGTCCTGCGCGATCCTGCGGCACGTCTCGATATCCTCCGGGCTGATCACATCCACCACCGAAAGCGTCGTGTGTATGCCGTATTTCACGCAGTCCCGTGCAAAATCGAGCATATAACGGAACCCGTCCTCTCCATAGCGGCTGTGTACCACCGCTTCATACTTGCGCGCATCCGCCTCGTTTAGGCTGATGGACACCTCGTCGATCAGTCCCGCCAGCTCCTGTGCGATGTCCCTGCCGTGAAAGGCGCTCGCGTGCCCGTTGGTATTGAGGCGCGTATGACCGCCGTAATTTTTGACGTACGCCGCCACCTCTTTTAATTCGTCTATGCGGATGGTTGGTTCGCCGTAACCGCAGAAAACGACGTCCGTCTTGTCCTTTTCCAGCTGCTTTATGATATCGCCCGCCGTGGGCTCTTGTTTGAGCCACAGGTCGTATCCGGCAACGCCGTCGCCCGTCCTGCGCAGGCAAAATTCACAGTCGTTCGTGCACCTGTTCGTCAAATTGATATAATTGACGTCGCCTAGCTTATAAACATATGTATCCAAATTCGCTTCCATTCCACGCGCCCTCGCGCGTCCGTTATTCTATCCCGAAAAACCGCTTCCCGTTTTCCAGGGTGATCCGTGCGACCTCTTCTACGGGCAGCTGCCTTACCTCCGCCATCTTTTCCGCCACATAGCGTACATAGGCAGGCTCGTTGCGTTTCCCGCGCAGCGGTACCGGCGTCATGTACGGGCAATCCGTTTCAAGCAGCAGCCGCTCCATGGGCACGGCCTGCGCCGCCTCGATCGTCTTGCGTGCGTTCTTAAAGGTAAGCGCCCCGCCAAAGGCGATGTAAAAGCCCATTTTCACAAGCTCCTCCGCCGTCTGCGCGCTGCCGGAAAAACAGTGCAGCTCCCCGCGCACGCCCGGGTATTGCTTTAAGATAGCCAGTGTGTCAAGCGTCGCTTCCCTGCTGTGCACCACGATGGGCAGGCCAAGCTCCATCGCCAGCTTAACCTGCTCGGAAAATGCCCGTTTCTGCGTATCCCGCGGGGAAAAATCGTAGTGGTAATCGAGCCCGATCTCGCCGATCGCGACCACCTTTTCTTCTTTGCTTAGGGAACGCAGCACATCTTTGGCAGCTTCGTCCCACTCCGACGCGCTGTGCGGATGCACGCCCACCGCCGCATAGACGCTGTGGTGCTCCTTTGCGAGCCCCGCGGCACGGATGCTGTCCGCAATGTCCGGCGAGCTTTCCACGACATATTCGATCCCCTGCCCCGCGAGCCTTGCGATGAGCGTTTCCCTGTCCTCGTCAAAATGCCCGCTCAGAAGGTGTACATGTGTATCGAACAATTTCATTCCATTATCCAACGGTCAACCCATCCTCACTGTCAGCCGTCACAAGTGCGATATCCGGGTTATCGCCCACGGCGAGGATCATCCCCTCTGAAAGCGTGCCGCGCAGCTTTGCGGGCTTTAAGTTCGCCACGATCACCACCGTCTTGCCGACCATATCCTGCGCGCAAAAGCTTTCGCGTATCCCCGAAACGATCGTCCTGCGCTCGCCGCCGCACTTGACCGTCAGCTTAAGCAGCTTGTCAGACCCTTCCAGGTTTTCGCAATGGATGACCTTTGCGGTCTTAAGCTGCACCTTCTTAAAGTCGTCGATCGTGATCTGCTGCGGCCCTTCCTGCTTCTTTTCCTCTTTGGGCGGCTCCTGCGCCGCCGCCATCAGTTTATCCAGCTCCGCAAGCTCCTTATCTACCTCGATACGCGGGAAGATGGGCGCGCCCTTCATGACATTGATCCCCGCGCGCAGCTGCCCGTATTCCAAAATGCTGTCCCAACAACTAAGGGGCCCACAATTATCAATACCCAATTGTTCGCGCATCTTAACCGCTGTTTCGGGCATCACGCTCTCGATCAGCACGGAAATAATGCGCAGCCCCTCCGCCAGGTGGTACATCACGCTCGCAAGCCGCGGTTTTTTCCCCTCGTCCTTTGCAAGCGCCCACGGCATGGTAACGTCAATATATTTATTGAGCATGCCCACATACTGCCACGTCTCGCCCAGTGCTTCGGACACCTTCCATTCGTTCATCAGCGCTTCAAACCGCCCGGGCAGCCCGCTTGCAAAATCGATCAGCTTGCGGTCGTCTTTTTCGGCCTCTCCCGCAGCGGGAATCTCCCCGCCGAAGTATTTGTCGACCATCGCGACCGTGCGCGAAAGCAGGTTCCCAAGGTCGTTCGCAAGGTCTGCGTTGATACGCGTAAGCAGCAGCTCGTTGGAAAACATCAGGTCGCTTCCGAGCGGCGCCTCGCGCATGAGGAAGTAGCGGATCGCGTCCACGCCGTACCGCCCGACCAATACGACCGGGTCGACCACGTTGCCGCGGCTCTTGCTCATCTTCCCGCCCTGCAGCGTGAGCCAGCCGTGTCCGTACACGCGCTTTGGCAGCGGCAGGCCGAGCGCCATCAAAATCGTCGGCCATGTGATCGTATGGAAGCGCACGATCTCCTTGCCCACCAAATGCAGGTCTGCCGGCCAATATTTCCGGAACATACTGTCGTCGTCCGATAAATAGCCGAGCGCCGAAATATAGTTGGAAAGCGCATCGATCCATACATACATCACGTGGTCCTTGTCAAAGGGAACGGGTATGCCCCACCGGAAGGACGAGCGCGATACGCATAAATCTTCAAGCCCGGGCAGCAAAAAGTTGTTGAGCATCTCATTTTTGCGCGATTCAGGCTGGATGAACTCCGGGTTGTCTTTGATGTGCTGTATCAGCTTGTCCGCATACTTTGACGCACGGAAGAAATAGCTTTCCTCCTTGACGCGCTGCACGGGCCGCCCGCAGTCCGGGCATTTCCCGTCTATGAGCTGCGTATCCGTCCAGAATGCCTCGCACGGCGTGCAATACCAGCTCTCGTATTCGCTTTTATAGATATCGCCCTGGTCGTAGAGCTTCTGAAAAATTTTCTGTACGCATTGCTCATGGCGTTTGTCCGTGGTACGGATAAAATCATCGTTCGTGATGTTCATCAGCTCCCACAGCGCCTTGATCTGCGCCACGATGCCGTCCACATATTCTTTGGGGGACATCCCCTTTTCCATGGCGATCTTCTCGATCTTCTGGCCGTGCTCGTCCGTCCCCGTGAGGAACATGACGTCATAGCCCGTCTGGCGCTTGAAGCGCGCGATCGAATCTGCCGCGGTCGTGCAATACGCATGGCCGATGTGCAGCTTGTCGCTCGGATAATAGATCGGCGTCGTGATGTAAAATTTTTCACTCATACTTGTCTGTGCTCCTTTTCGTCGCCACACGCCCTGCTATAGCCGTTTCCGGCGGCCAAAGCAGGGAAGCGCGCGCATATTGTACATAGGTAACATTATATATTTTTATATCCATGTTTTCAATAGCGTGTCAAAAAAGCTTTCTGTTATGCGCTTTCCAGAAGTGTACTATCTTATGTAATACAAATATTTCCGCATAAAAAAACGCAGCGT contains these protein-coding regions:
- the pepV gene encoding dipeptidase PepV, with protein sequence MLEFTLAPRKNEMVDALKTILGIPSVKSEAQGNMPYGKGVFDALIKTLNLAERLDFDSVNFFSHLGYVEYGDGDEMLAIVTHLDVVPAGEGWTVPPFEGTVKDGRIYGRGAIDDKGPAIAALFALSAIKENCISLNKRVRIIFGCDEESGWADMDFYKKNGGEIPTMAISPDAEFPIVNAEKGLLHLTLRRKAYDYAPGGALVLKEIRAGERVNVVPALAECTVGGNTEALGAMIDIFNEDSPVKITSAPSGDGMILQAHGVSAHGSKPEDGKNALMYLIQFLNMLPLKKNVWSDTVYELAALIGTQTDGTALGIAQEDFSGALSLNVGYCKAEGDGVAIGVDIRYPVGGDKDGILKQVREKLAGFEVEETFSRPSHYVSEDSPLVAGLKQAYEEVTGEKAYCITMGGATYARAFPNSVAFGALFPGQEGTEHQPDEYIEIDSLVKVADIIANAILVLCK
- the radC gene encoding RadC family protein, which translates into the protein MHDGHRARLKNRYLQKGLSAFEDHEALELLLFYAIPRRDTNALAHTLLKKFGSLGRLLRADARDIAHVDGIGEQSAILISLVGSLMLREASAPAGKTVRLKSIDAAIRYVQGLFEGKTEEQFYVVCLDAHCAVLHTELLSRGTATQAPVYVRHITESVIRSGADKVIVAHNHPGGNPQPSKKDIETTQRILLAMDALDIDLLDHIIVGAADAFSLAEKILLRGKYPEKDARLAQYGERVMQDLPSFLQR
- a CDS encoding GNAT family N-acetyltransferase, yielding MAIEYFHIKERDFDLVEQLIQIENSSYEAGGLDVFDLIAMLRHARVYVAVEYDEILGAVYFMRNFDNPDKVFLHSINILDPQANPNLGTSLLNIAFADMKTFGIKMVEVNVDPSNYRALKIYREHLGFVASDSMQSEILNGEEILMLQKEL
- a CDS encoding GntR family transcriptional regulator, producing MKIDFESETPIYLQISAQIEDSILSGAFGEETQVPSTTEISTLYHINPATVLKGMALLVDDGILYKKRGVGMFVKQGAAQAIRKKRQQSFYEDFVLSLLNEAEKLGISPEELIDMIAKGAKK
- a CDS encoding ATP-binding cassette domain-containing protein, translated to MIELKNVTKKFRDLTALDRVNLSFEENHIYGLLGRNGAGKSTLLNLVTNRLFPTGGFIYADGMPVMENDKALSLVSYMSEDTLYDPSIPVRRIFEWTKLFYPGFDMDYAYMLAQKFSLDPRKKSGKLSTGYRSIFKLILTLASGAKYLLFDEPVLGLDANHRQLFYDELLTRYAQNPCTVILSTHLIEEVAGIIDRVIIIKDGGILLDRETEDIQRMGFTVSGQRDAVRAWCEGKNILGTQELGGLMLAHILGERTDVPPALAVTPLDLQQLFIHLTNA
- a CDS encoding TatD family nuclease-associated radical SAM protein; translation: MEANLDTYVYKLGDVNYINLTNRCTNDCEFCLRRTGDGVAGYDLWLKQEPTAGDIIKQLEKDKTDVVFCGYGEPTIRIDELKEVAAYVKNYGGHTRLNTNGHASAFHGRDIAQELAGLIDEVSISLNEADARKYEAVVHSRYGEDGFRYMLDFARDCVKYGIHTTLSVVDVISPEDIETCRRIAQDVGAHFRVRHYIS
- a CDS encoding TatD family hydrolase, which produces MKLFDTHVHLLSGHFDEDRETLIARLAGQGIEYVVESSPDIADSIRAAGLAKEHHSVYAAVGVHPHSASEWDEAAKDVLRSLSKEEKVVAIGEIGLDYHYDFSPRDTQKRAFSEQVKLAMELGLPIVVHSREATLDTLAILKQYPGVRGELHCFSGSAQTAEELVKMGFYIAFGGALTFKNARKTIEAAQAVPMERLLLETDCPYMTPVPLRGKRNEPAYVRYVAEKMAEVRQLPVEEVARITLENGKRFFGIE
- the metG gene encoding methionine--tRNA ligase, giving the protein MSEKFYITTPIYYPSDKLHIGHAYCTTAADSIARFKRQTGYDVMFLTGTDEHGQKIEKIAMEKGMSPKEYVDGIVAQIKALWELMNITNDDFIRTTDKRHEQCVQKIFQKLYDQGDIYKSEYESWYCTPCEAFWTDTQLIDGKCPDCGRPVQRVKEESYFFRASKYADKLIQHIKDNPEFIQPESRKNEMLNNFLLPGLEDLCVSRSSFRWGIPVPFDKDHVMYVWIDALSNYISALGYLSDDDSMFRKYWPADLHLVGKEIVRFHTITWPTILMALGLPLPKRVYGHGWLTLQGGKMSKSRGNVVDPVVLVGRYGVDAIRYFLMREAPLGSDLMFSNELLLTRINADLANDLGNLLSRTVAMVDKYFGGEIPAAGEAEKDDRKLIDFASGLPGRFEALMNEWKVSEALGETWQYVGMLNKYIDVTMPWALAKDEGKKPRLASVMYHLAEGLRIISVLIESVMPETAVKMREQLGIDNCGPLSCWDSILEYGQLRAGINVMKGAPIFPRIEVDKELAELDKLMAAAQEPPKEEKKQEGPQQITIDDFKKVQLKTAKVIHCENLEGSDKLLKLTVKCGGERRTIVSGIRESFCAQDMVGKTVVIVANLKPAKLRGTLSEGMILAVGDNPDIALVTADSEDGLTVG